A portion of the Tiliqua scincoides isolate rTilSci1 chromosome 3, rTilSci1.hap2, whole genome shotgun sequence genome contains these proteins:
- the ZFAND4 gene encoding AN1-type zinc finger protein 4 isoform X5, producing the protein MRGGPINTRRVPVEDPIRDIAEYMDPSRDDTWEKSAPSKQVTFLVYREGDQLNFFRVVDRGDGTLTPLSESLSGGSIYNLYADDDEDTEASPSGQQIIENSVTMTKMKLLKAKMENMNLSKKLNKTIKVNPHPPVAPRPSSGSVAAARHRFLRALPHIGQSSPGNSYLSEWSQNCAFSVLTAGGRRIPSISSDFLKENDKWENALQSQPISGIRLPSKLSHVEKEDAKLSTNNNIPLVPGPLANSEKEAENERGPVLHPNLTNGDLRVTEEKLSPNTDAFALLAKANVSKPGTELNGIGKVNSEVGLPEGDASYIAAENPSKSIIKQMASATADTSILNTHESSLQKNTHLSALNCSAQMACLSPRKPQAQSKCFEVGNLRSAASPTVLRSLEVHNLGDSTYSRTSRFHGIRVDSPGKRPDIHSKMETREITKVAIKASKEPVVSVNNLGFLTSLARSTSRDSFQNSCGASRFRTSGIALSTNLEHFQEESFRLASPHNDMPGYFLSPGLGLNGNIAATGKRMAGDATHLPPVHGSVQTKKKIVKHCFFCGKKTGLATSYEYAEIIFVQLTAMQRLIPVLMTTRMLGEDSCRSPILLSVHQNFPKSRHGCMIHTCLPKESYYTERSSSGLDCFSFAALQIERFAN; encoded by the exons TTCCTGTGGAAGACCCAATTAGAGACATAGCAGAATACATGGATCCCAGTCGAGATGACACCTGGGAGAAGAGTGCACCCAGCAAACAGGTTACCTTCTTGGTATACCGGGAAGGAGACCAGTTGAATTTCTTTCGTGTTGTAGACAGAGGTGATGGAACTCTAACACCCTTGTCTGAATCTTTAAG TGGTGGTTCAATTTATAATTTGTATGCTGATGATGACGAAGATACAGAGGCATCCCCTTCTGGTCAACAGATTATTGAGAACTCTGTTACGATGACTAAAATGAAACTGCTCAAGGCAAAGATGGAGAACATGAATCTCAGTAAGAAG CTCAACAAAACTATCAAGGTGAACCCCCATCCTCCAGTGGCTCCTCGTCCATCTAGTGGCTCAGTGGCAGCTGCTCGTCACAGGTTTTTACGAGCACTCCCTCACATTGGACAGTCCTCCCCTGGGAATTCATATCTTTCAGAATGGTCTCAGAATTGTGCATTTTCAGTTTTGACAGCCGGTGGGAGAAGGATTCCATCCATTTCTAGTGACTTTCTGAAGGAAAATGACAAATGGGAGAATGCGTTACAGTCTCAGCCCATTAGTGGCATTAGGCTGCCATCTAAGTTGTCTCATGTGGAAAAAGAAGATGCAAAACTGTCCACGAACAACAACATTCCTCTAGTCCCAGGTCCACTTGCAAATTctgaaaaagaagcagaaaatgaGAGAGGTCCTGTCTTGCATCCAAATCTCACAAATGGAGATCTACGAGTAACAGAAGAAAAGCTTTCACCAAATACAGATGCCTTTGCCTTGTTAGCAAAAGCAAATGTCTCCAAGCCAGGCACTGAATTAAATGGAATAGGAAAAGTAAATTCAGAGGTTGGATTACCTGAGGGGGATGCAAGCTATATTGCTGCAGAGAATCCTAGCAAGAGCATTATAAAACAAATGGCCTCTGCAACAGCAGATACTAGTATTCTTAATACTCATGAATCCAGTCTTCAGAAGAACACACACTTATCTGCACTTAATTGTTCAGCACAGATGGCATGTTTGAGCCCTCGGAAACCCCAGGCTCAGTCTAAGTGCTTCGAGGTTGGGAACTTAaggtctgctgcctccccaactGTGCTCCGATCACTGGAGGTCCACAATTTAGGAGACTCCACTTATTCAAGGACTTCTCGATTTCATGGCATCAGGGTGGACTCACCTGGGAAAAGACCTGATATCCATTCTAAAATGGAGACAAGGGAGATTACGAAAGTGGCTATCAAGGCATCCAAAGAACCTGTTGTTTCTGTAAATAATTTAGGATTTCTAACTTCACTAGCCCGAAGCACTAGCAGAGATAGTTTTCAGAATTCATGTGGGGCCAGCAGATTCCGGACTTCTGGTATTGCGTTAAGTACAAACCTCGAACATTTTCAAGAAGAAAGCTTTAGACTAGCCTCTCCTCACAATGATATGCCTGGATACTTTCTA tCTCCTGGGCTTGGATTGAATGGAAATATTGCAGCTACAGGGAAAAGAATGG CAGGGGATGCAACTCATCTTCCACCTGTGCATGGTTCAGTTCAGACCAAAAAGAAAATTGTAAAGCACTGCTTCTTCTGTGGAAAGAAAACTGGATTAGCAACTAGCTATGAAT ATGCGGAAATAATTTTTGTGCAACTCACCGCTATGCAGAGACTCATACCTGTACTTATGACTACAAGAATGCTGGGCGAAGATTCTTGCAGGAGTCCAATCCTGTTGTCAGTGCACCAAAACTTCCCAAAATCTAGGCATGGTTGTATGATACACACCTGTCTACCCAAGGAATCCTATTACACTGAGAGAAGCAGCAGTGGTTTGGactgcttttcttttgctgcacTCCAAATCGAAAGATTTGCCAACTAA